From Lycium ferocissimum isolate CSIRO_LF1 unplaced genomic scaffold, AGI_CSIRO_Lferr_CH_V1 ctg5839, whole genome shotgun sequence:
GAAAACACCAATAATGGATGTTAATTCTGAATTTAGTTAGACCTCAATCTTGAATGCCGGACACTGAATAGGAAACTAAAACAAAATATCACAACTAAATGATGTCAAAACtacaaactaattcaaattaaCCTCCACAACCGCCACCCCCGTCACCACCATCATCGCCACTGCCACCCAACAACAACTTTGGTACGTACCGGCATCTGTAGTAGTACTTGTTCCAGTTGCTGCACCACAACCACCACTATTGCTATTATTAACCTTGTCCCTATCACCACTACTAACCATTGTCGCTGCCGCAGCACCACCAATGACAGCAGCTCCTCCCGCGCCGGCCAAAACAACCATATTACCGTCTCTTAATCCGCGGGCCCCACTACCTATTTCCTCATCCTGAGGGAATCCGCCGCATATGGcgcacaatatcatgaaaatggGCATCGCAAAAACGCTTGATATGATCTCAATAATGGCTAAGTCCATAGTAAATATGCTTTGCAACTACTATTTTAGAAGCTACTATACATTTATAGTGACTGATGACGATTTAAATTTTTCCTCTCAGGTGCAAAATGTCATATATAGCTCATAGGATTAATTTTTTACGTAttcaagttgtaatttttttggcTCTTTAAAAATCCTTAAATCAAATCACTACCGCTTACTTGGAACAATTCATGTCATTTTTAGTTCCTTTCAACTCCAGTTCTTTCGCATGTAGTACTTCATTCCCACTTTTATTGGTGTTCTTTTATGTTTTATCATGACTTGTTCTACTGAATGTGAGCTTATATTTGGCCTGGTAAATGCTTGACTtaagatcattttttttaatctataatTGTAAAAGtatctttctttccaatttgaTTGGCGAGTCTGCCAAACAACATGGAAGACTAAGATGGTTTAATTTTTGTATTGTGTTCCTGTGGGCAATTacaaaattttctttcaaaGAACTCACATTGCCCAATATCCCAATTCAACAGAGATGTTTGACACTGAAAagaaaatcaactttagttttttttttaaaatcaaatcatgCAGGCAAATGATGAGAAGATTATTTTGGAATTGATAGAGaacatatacaaataaatactttATGTTCCTGCAAATTCTCtttaaaaaaaggagaaaagaaaagaacaacttGTTAATATTTGTTACAAGAATAATTCAACAATCAATCCCCGAATGTGCACATAGTGATTTATAATGGCTAAGAAAATCCTAATACTTGATAatgattatttcgatcccaacagtTTGTTTATGTTTTTATGTTTCGTATAATATTAGCAGTTGTTGGGAGCTGAAAGCTTGTTTAAGTAGAAAATTATAACACCTGACCTGGAAAGTTTTATCCtatatatagaaaaaagaaCTACTAGTAATAAGAGAAGGAAGACTGGAAGAGGCCTCTTAGTCAACAAAACAATACCTAAATATTGGCATACGTACTGTAACTCATTACCTAAGTTCAGCCACATTTTATGATCAGCAACTAGTCATCAATTTTCTGCCACAGCTGGCATTTACTTCTTGGATATTCTTTAATTAAAGAGTTTGACTTATATGCATCTTTTTTACACTATCATGGTCGCCAAAATATATTTATGGGTAATCCTTTATAAGAAAAGTGAGATTTGtataatcttaaaaataaattattgatTATTACAACAAGTGATTTGATTGTATAAAATTTCTTTACATTGCTGGTAATTAATATTAGCTGAACTCATAGAAATGCTTATACTACAGAATTTTCTCCATTTATTGTACAAATCACCATTTTTTTTCTCCGTTTTCATATAAGTCACCATACTCGCTCCATCCCCATTTTTTTCTCTGTTTTCATATTTTAGATGTAGCTCAATTTCATGGATTCAAAGGGTTCTCTGagcatatagatataatataatGAACATACTGTTTCGCCATTtgaagataatatttttttcaatatttgtaTCAGTTCTAGTTCCATTATCAAGTATTCGTCAATATCACTCAAAATATCTGCGACACTATCATCTGTTTAGTATTTGGCATCTCACAATCCTTCTGATAAAGGTTCACTACATTATGCATCTGTGATTCAGACAAAATTGAAAATTCGTGATTTTCTATCTGTTTCGCGATTTttgttgaaaattgaaaattcgTAATTTAAATGACATTTGACAGACCTATGGGCAGTAAATAGGAAAAAGAGCTTTCTAGGATGGAGCTAGTCGAATATTCTTATTCAACGTATTGTTGAAAGATCACAATTCGTACACTATAAAATGAGAAGTCTAGTTATGTCTAAAACTGAACTGTAGAAGTAATTCTGCATTCCATGGTAATCTGAGGATAAATCAGAGCAGCCATTATTTGCTTTCATTTTTCAGCGTCTATCTGTCATACAGCTTCAcagtttttttctcttttagaaACAAAGAACCAGTGGGCACGCGATGATCCTGCATTTATTGTTATATATGCAGTCTTCTGTTGGTGGTTGCTACTTTAGCATACTGCACTGCGTACGTCTGCCATACTCTGCTACTCATTTTGGTCTAAGATCACAGATTGATAAACTCAACTACTTTCCTTGAGAATTGTAAAACTTTGCCTTAttcagaaaatattttatgatttcatAGATTGAATGAAGTTATTTATGGTTTAGAGGAGCCCAACACTTCAGTTTTATTGTACTAATATCATCCATGTGATGTTGAGCTCGCGAGTTTTATAATGTAAATGCGCTCCAATTAGATATTAAATTCTGTGTATTCTTATTTGTTTATGTTCTTTTTGATGCTGAATCATGTTGCAATCTGCATCTTTCATTAGTTTCAGGTATGATCGTACTGCAGGACATGCTATATTTATTTGTTCTCTCAGTATTGCTTTTCATTTTATACTCACTGGATATACTTTGGCAACATGTTGCTGGTAAGGGCTAGTATCGTTTGAAATTCGATACAACCTCATCATGGTTCCCTTTCTGTTTAACTTTAGATTAgtcttcaaataattttttacaattTTGCCTTTTTGTTCCCTTCTATTGTATACGTAATGTCGTTCCTTGGTGGATTTGATAATAATTATGTTGAAGTAAACCCAAAAGCCTTCAAATTGAAGGACAAGAATATGCAATAAGTGAGAGACTACTGGTTATTGCTCATTTGGCAGCAAGTGTCATTTCTCTTGGATTATGCTAATATTGTTTGTGTTTTTATGGCTGCtgatatgttggaattatattAAATTTCTAGATAATTACTTCCTTCTCTTATATGTTTCTTCTCCGCTCTATCTTTTCCAGAAAATAGCTGAGATGGCTCACGCACATTGTGTATGTCCCTGTACTGTCCCATCAGTTGGCACTTGCAACAGGTATCTGCAGATGCTTCTTGTTCTGGTAACGTGAACCTTCTTGTGGTAACATTCTCAAGATGCTGGTTACCTTAAATGGTCTGTTATTTTTCAGATATTGTGATGCAATCAGCTACTAAGTTAATATCTGGCCATAGTGATCTGATGGGGGGCGTACTTGCTGTCACAGGAGaaaggtttttcttcttttatatggtTTCATGGCTTGATTTACGATTATCCTATGTTTTCTCGTCATCCTTAGTTCCCTTCAGTTACTTTTTATGGTCAAAAGTATCAGATCACCCTGATCAAACgtaaaaaacttgaaaaacaacCTCTTTTTCATAAGCTCGCTTAGTAGTTAGTAGAACCAATTACCTGAAGTCTCAATTACTAAGTATCTGTTGCATAATTGGTCTCTCGGGAAATTATTAATTACCTCAATAGAACACTAGAAATATTTAAACAATAGTAGTTTCTAGTGTAAAATTCGTGTTTTACTTAGAAACAAATAGAGTACATGCTAATTTTATTCTAAAACAAGCATATCTTCTTAAAGCTGACAAATTATGTAACCTCCTTATTAGGTCATTTCTCTTAAAAGATTCAATCACGTAAAGATTCTCAGGAATTTTAATCCCAACACATACAAGCTAGTAAATTCACATTCTTTCAACGCATCTTGTTCAGATATTGTGGTATCGAGTTAATGTATTGCCTGACTGAAGCTGGGACGTATCACATTTGACAGTTGTAATGTGGGGGTTGTGTAAAGTCTAAATTGGAGCCTTTCTACTAGGTTGAAGCTGCATATCATAAGTTCCCCTTATGCAGGCATAACTTACTTTTTCCCGAAGACAGTTTGAAtgaaattgacataaatagaGCTAAATGGATACATAGGATTCTTCTAGTCTGTATCAACTAATTTGGGACTGAAGTATGGTTGATTGACACTGACATGCTCACCTCTTATTTTTGACTGTTATCTAGTGAGGAGAAGTTATGTTGCGCTCAAATTCACCTCATTGCGTTAACCTCTTTGTTCATTTCTGCCATGTCAGGAAAAAGTAGAGAGTCCTTTATGTTAACTGAGTGTTTGAGATTGCTAAAAGTAATTATTTCAGAATTTTTTGAAAACTGTGATATGGCCAAACCTGGTAAATACATCTTATTTAGCTTCATAGGTTGATTTGGTTTGAGATTgtaacctttttaaaaaaaaaaaatagtggagATTCTTAATAAGgtttgatttttccattgtattttagtttttctgtcacatatatatattagtctTATTAATGCAGTAGAAATTGTGAGAAATGAATTGCTTAGCTGGAGGCTAAGATGATGTTACGTTGGGCCTCTGGGGTAAACTACATCTAGTTCCTAGTTACTTGTTGTGATAGCAGGATTTGTGTTGCGATGGCGACAATGCATCTTGATAAACTGTTAAACTTCAAAAATTGTTTAGTCTGGTATGTGAGTTTATTCGTTCTACATTTGGTAAAATCTTGTATGGTCATATCTTTGCATTTCATTTTGTTGACAAAGTTCCATCATATGGTTGGAAAATTGATTTACCCAGATTCTGTTTTCCTGCCTTTTTTGTCATTGAAAGAAATTGCACTGGTAGATCTGCCTCCAACACATCCCATAAGACTGGATCTTGCACTTAATTTCTCTGTCTTCTACTTTGAGATACTGAACTCATGTTACAAAGCTTGTAGTATGGTGAAACAGGTAAAGTTTGGTGCTTTTGCTGCAGATATGATGTAAAATTTATATGCTTCGCCTGcagttattatattttctaagtAGTTGCATATCTTTCAATTGTGAATGCATATTTACACATGGCAGAATTGTTTGATAGCCACACTGAAATTCCTGCAGCAAACATCTCTATAGTATATAGTTGTATTCAAGCTGAACATCTACTCAAGCTGTGGTGCAAGAAATTTAATCGGCGGATATCTACTCAAGTTGAACATCTTAAAACAGTATAATATATAGTTGTATTTTCAATTCTCTTTTCAATGAATATGGTCATATCATTTTTCTTTCTGTGCCTGCAGCAAAACAATCTATTCAAGTCTCGTGAAGAGAAATACAAGTTAAGGATCAGAGTCTTCGAAGCCCTTGCGACTGGGACTAGTGAAAAATAACAGTAGTTATGGACTTCACACAGCCCGCTTTGTGCCTAGTTGTAATGCTTTAGCATGCTTTGTGTGTGCCTTTTTTAACAGTTAATTCTTCTGAGGAGAAATCTGATGCACTCTTTCTTGTATCCAGTTATCTTGGTGCTCTAATAAGTTTCGCGAGATATCTGAAATTGATGGACTGTTATCTTTGATCCATTAAAATGACGTGCATTACTTAGATGCTTTTCTCAAAGACATTGATGTTGGCAGTTACATTTTCTCTTTTGAGGTATGGCATCTTCTTCTCTTTCCTTA
This genomic window contains:
- the LOC132045012 gene encoding uncharacterized protein LOC132045012, with amino-acid sequence MDLAIIEIISSVFAMPIFMILCAICGGFPQDEEIGSGARGLRDGNMVVLAGAGGAAVIGGAAAATMVSSGDRDKVNNSNSGGCGAATGTSTTTDAGARGASIVGGAAAATVVSSGDRDKGGGGCEAATGTSTTTDVGTYQNCCCGGGDGGNDGGDGGGGCGGCGD